A DNA window from Kineococcus endophyticus contains the following coding sequences:
- a CDS encoding flagellar biosynthetic protein FliQ — MTDVTVIHLGMTALVLAAKLCAPMLLTALAVGFGISLFQSVTQLQEQTISFVPKAVAVGVAIVVCGKWMLHEMTSFTTALYEQIPSLLTHGG, encoded by the coding sequence ATGACCGACGTGACCGTCATCCACCTCGGGATGACCGCTCTCGTCCTCGCCGCCAAGCTCTGCGCCCCCATGCTCCTGACCGCCCTGGCCGTCGGGTTCGGCATCTCCCTGTTCCAGAGCGTCACGCAGCTGCAGGAGCAGACGATCTCCTTCGTGCCCAAGGCCGTCGCCGTCGGCGTCGCGATCGTCGTGTGCGGCAAGTGGATGCTGCACGAGATGACGAGCTTCACCACGGCGCTGTACGAGCAGATCCCCTCCCTGCTGACCCACGGGGGCTGA
- a CDS encoding flagellar biosynthetic protein FliR, whose translation MQGVPSVPLDLLMALLLAGIRAAAFLMLAPPFANKAVNGRTKAMLSVAIALPVATRLRDSVPPVEPGAIITAALQQALVGVVMGAFVALLFAAVQAAGDMLDLFGGFQLASAYDPLMQSQTAIFGKLYTWTTTALLVVSGGHLLILQGFLRSYDVLPLDAGVDTGTVARVFTSGVTELMLSALQIAAPLIAVLFLTDIGLGLLSRVAPALNVFAMSFPVKILIALTLGGFTFSLLPGVVGDLADTARETVVRMVTPVVTGGGGG comes from the coding sequence GTGCAGGGGGTCCCCTCGGTCCCGCTGGACCTGCTGATGGCGCTGCTGCTCGCCGGCATCCGCGCCGCGGCGTTCCTCATGCTGGCCCCGCCGTTCGCCAACAAGGCCGTCAACGGCCGCACCAAGGCGATGCTGTCGGTGGCCATCGCGCTGCCCGTCGCGACCCGTCTGCGCGACTCCGTCCCGCCCGTCGAACCGGGCGCGATCATCACCGCGGCCCTGCAGCAGGCCCTCGTCGGCGTCGTCATGGGCGCGTTCGTCGCGCTGCTGTTCGCCGCCGTCCAGGCCGCCGGCGACATGCTCGACCTGTTCGGCGGTTTCCAGCTCGCCAGCGCCTACGACCCCCTCATGCAGTCCCAGACGGCGATCTTCGGCAAGCTCTACACCTGGACCACCACCGCGCTGCTCGTCGTCTCCGGCGGGCACCTGCTGATCCTGCAGGGGTTCCTGCGCTCCTACGACGTCCTGCCGCTGGACGCCGGGGTCGACACCGGCACCGTCGCGCGCGTCTTCACCTCCGGCGTCACCGAACTCATGCTGTCGGCGCTGCAGATCGCCGCCCCCCTCATCGCCGTCCTGTTCCTCACCGACATCGGCCTCGGGCTGCTGTCCCGCGTCGCCCCCGCCCTCAACGTGTTCGCCATGAGCTTCCCCGTGAAGATCCTCATCGCCCTCACCCTCGGCGGGTTCACCTTCTCCCTGCTGCCCGGCGTCGTCGGCGACCTCGCCGACACCGCCCGCGAGACCGTCGTCCGGATGGTCACCCCCGTCGTGACGGGAGGTGGGGGCGGGTGA
- a CDS encoding EscU/YscU/HrcU family type III secretion system export apparatus switch protein, with product MSGEKTEKPTPKKLKEARDEGNVPFSRDVAAWLSTGAGAATIPHTIEAGRVLLQRTMGRIAEVAADPEPARALSVLTDTFSGVPAVLGPLAIATVLSVVVAGAVQGTLYFAPKKLKPKFTNLNPVNGLKQHWGPQAVWEATKSLLKTIVIGGAVWLVAKDLAPRLVAQGAMPTAAVLSLTGSAVIRMLLVTIVVGLLIAVADYAMSRRRIMKKLRMSKQDIKMEHKNSEGDPLLKGAIRSKQMAMSRNRMMADVAKADVVLVNPTHIAVALRYEPGTGAPKVVAKGAGAIATKIREKAKENDVPLVKDIELARAMYKSVKVGQEIPPEFFATVAKVLAFVMSLRTRGSLTAFGEAHTVPA from the coding sequence GTGAGCGGTGAGAAGACCGAGAAGCCGACTCCGAAGAAGCTCAAGGAGGCCCGCGACGAGGGGAACGTCCCGTTCTCCCGCGACGTGGCCGCCTGGCTGTCCACCGGGGCCGGCGCCGCGACGATCCCCCACACCATCGAAGCCGGTCGGGTCCTGCTGCAGCGCACCATGGGCCGCATCGCCGAGGTCGCCGCCGACCCCGAACCCGCCCGCGCCCTGTCCGTCCTGACCGACACGTTCTCCGGCGTCCCCGCCGTCCTGGGCCCGCTGGCGATCGCCACCGTGCTGTCCGTCGTCGTCGCCGGCGCCGTCCAGGGCACCCTCTACTTCGCGCCGAAGAAGCTCAAACCCAAGTTCACCAACCTCAACCCCGTCAACGGCCTGAAGCAGCACTGGGGTCCGCAGGCGGTGTGGGAGGCCACCAAGTCGCTGCTGAAGACGATCGTCATCGGCGGCGCCGTCTGGCTCGTGGCCAAGGACCTCGCCCCCCGCCTCGTCGCCCAGGGCGCGATGCCCACGGCCGCCGTGCTGTCCCTCACCGGCTCGGCCGTCATCCGCATGCTGCTGGTGACGATCGTCGTCGGCTTGCTCATCGCCGTCGCCGACTACGCCATGAGCCGGCGCCGCATCATGAAGAAGCTGCGCATGAGCAAGCAGGACATCAAGATGGAGCACAAGAACTCCGAGGGTGACCCGCTGCTGAAGGGCGCCATCCGCTCCAAGCAGATGGCCATGTCCCGCAACCGCATGATGGCCGACGTCGCCAAGGCCGACGTCGTCCTGGTCAACCCCACCCACATCGCCGTGGCCCTGCGCTACGAGCCCGGCACCGGCGCGCCCAAGGTCGTCGCCAAGGGCGCCGGGGCCATCGCCACGAAGATCCGCGAGAAGGCCAAGGAGAACGACGTCCCGCTCGTCAAGGACATCGAGCTGGCCCGCGCCATGTACAAGAGCGTCAAGGTCGGCCAGGAGATCCCGCCGGAGTTCTTCGCCACCGTCGCCAAGGTCCTCGCCTTCGTCATGAGCCTGCGCACCCGCGGCTCCCTGACGGCCTTCGGCGAGGCCCACACCGTCCCGGCCTGA
- a CDS encoding ATP-binding protein: MASASADAQDVGRAGDAVGAEGTAVPGRPLEHVLPHPAPQPGDLDGARDLHRRSRRRADDRAAAAGGTSVGVRLTRALGLVVALLLLVGASGAGGLLVTGSSRTRETQLRGLEAANATLQLTLADADAAVRDATTGHLPQSRQTYDHAVQALPALRARVQSLLTDPLQRSLFAEQSALIDSWLATADPDRGDADLTGAAAQARAFTDLRDANTRLDDLVRRQRHDATSTEAWVRYSALAVTALTLAAALAVVAGTGARTRRALVDPLRSLVDVLDAHGRGDRRAHADPTAGPAEVRSVALAVNDLARENARLLEAAEQSARLHRLAGDIGRQVRDQLVAEDALQVAVTRLGKELRVGRVWVRMLQDGPDRAGGAGPRAGLGPVAGEWAAPALAPLRSLPRGDGGATRAFDDSRSWLHELHASGQVYAVPDTRSLRGRSPLLDGFLRGTDARALLLVPIGVGDAPQGLLTVVCGTGPRDWTVPEVELARSVAVDLSRALVLAGLYRAQERLLGELRDVESVKSDLLATVSHELRTPLTSISGYLELLRDGAVGEVGEDVAAVLGIVERNTDRLRALIEDLLLLSRVESAPATEVRGASTVADLLSGVLAAVAAGPTSGGTVRCTTAPEELTGLRVPGEAEHLHRALLAVVDNAVKFSPVGSLVRVRVERHPADVRIVVQDNGMGIPAAEVAGVFGRFARGSNAAVQQVPGTGLGLTIARDLVRLHGGRIELDSVEGQGTTATVSLPLTSAPTSAPTSAPTSAPTSPASEQTVGGAW, from the coding sequence GTGGCGAGCGCGAGCGCCGATGCCCAGGACGTGGGCCGAGCAGGTGACGCCGTGGGCGCCGAGGGGACCGCCGTGCCGGGCCGCCCCCTCGAGCACGTCCTGCCGCACCCCGCCCCCCAACCCGGCGACCTGGACGGCGCCCGCGACCTGCACCGGCGCAGCCGGCGCCGCGCCGACGACCGCGCCGCCGCCGCCGGGGGCACCTCCGTCGGCGTCCGCCTCACCCGGGCCCTCGGCCTCGTCGTCGCCCTCCTGCTGCTCGTCGGGGCCAGCGGCGCCGGCGGCCTGCTCGTGACCGGCTCCTCCCGCACCCGCGAGACCCAGCTGCGCGGCCTCGAAGCGGCCAACGCCACCCTCCAGCTGACCCTCGCCGACGCCGACGCCGCCGTCCGCGACGCCACCACCGGGCACCTGCCGCAGTCCCGCCAGACCTACGACCACGCCGTCCAGGCCCTGCCCGCCCTGCGCGCCCGCGTCCAGTCCCTGCTCACCGACCCGTTGCAGCGCAGCCTGTTCGCCGAGCAGTCCGCGCTCATCGACAGCTGGCTGGCCACGGCCGACCCCGATCGGGGCGACGCCGACCTCACCGGCGCCGCCGCGCAGGCGCGCGCCTTCACCGACCTGCGCGACGCCAACACCCGCCTCGACGACCTCGTCCGCCGCCAGCGCCACGACGCCACCAGCACCGAGGCCTGGGTCCGCTACAGCGCCCTGGCCGTCACCGCCCTCACCCTCGCCGCGGCGCTCGCCGTCGTCGCCGGCACCGGTGCCCGCACCCGCCGCGCCCTCGTGGACCCGCTGCGCTCCCTCGTCGACGTCCTGGACGCCCACGGCCGCGGGGACCGCCGCGCCCACGCCGACCCCACCGCCGGGCCGGCCGAGGTCCGCAGCGTCGCCCTCGCCGTCAACGACCTCGCCCGCGAGAACGCCCGCCTGCTCGAGGCCGCCGAGCAGTCCGCCCGGCTGCACCGCCTCGCCGGCGACATCGGCCGCCAGGTCCGCGACCAGCTCGTCGCCGAGGACGCCCTGCAGGTCGCCGTCACGCGGCTGGGGAAGGAGCTGCGCGTCGGCCGCGTCTGGGTGCGGATGCTGCAGGACGGGCCCGACCGCGCCGGCGGCGCCGGCCCGCGCGCCGGGCTGGGACCGGTGGCCGGGGAGTGGGCCGCGCCCGCCCTCGCCCCGCTGCGCTCGCTGCCCCGCGGCGACGGGGGCGCCACCCGCGCCTTCGACGACTCCCGCAGCTGGCTGCACGAGCTGCACGCCTCCGGGCAGGTCTACGCCGTCCCCGACACCCGCAGCCTCCGCGGCCGCTCGCCCCTGCTCGACGGGTTCCTGCGCGGCACCGACGCCCGGGCCCTGCTGCTGGTCCCCATCGGCGTCGGCGACGCCCCGCAGGGCCTGCTCACCGTCGTGTGCGGCACGGGCCCGCGGGACTGGACCGTCCCGGAGGTCGAGCTCGCCCGCTCCGTCGCGGTCGACCTGTCCCGCGCCCTCGTCCTGGCCGGCCTCTACCGCGCCCAGGAACGGCTGCTGGGGGAGCTGCGCGACGTCGAGTCCGTCAAGTCCGACCTGCTCGCCACCGTCTCGCACGAGCTGCGCACCCCGCTGACCAGCATCTCCGGCTACCTCGAGCTCCTGCGCGACGGGGCCGTCGGCGAGGTCGGCGAGGACGTCGCCGCCGTCCTGGGCATCGTCGAACGCAACACCGACCGGCTCCGCGCGCTCATCGAGGACCTCCTGCTGCTGTCCCGCGTGGAGTCCGCCCCCGCCACCGAGGTCCGCGGCGCCAGCACCGTCGCCGACCTGCTCAGCGGCGTCCTGGCCGCCGTCGCGGCCGGCCCCACCAGCGGCGGCACCGTCCGCTGCACCACCGCCCCCGAGGAACTCACCGGGCTGCGCGTACCGGGGGAGGCCGAGCACCTGCACCGGGCGCTGCTGGCCGTCGTCGACAACGCCGTGAAGTTCTCCCCGGTCGGCTCCCTCGTGCGCGTCCGCGTCGAACGACACCCCGCCGACGTCCGGATCGTGGTGCAGGACAACGGGATGGGCATCCCCGCCGCCGAGGTCGCCGGGGTCTTCGGACGCTTCGCCCGCGGCTCCAACGCCGCCGTCCAGCAGGTCCCCGGCACCGGCCTCGGCCTCACCATCGCCCGCGACCTCGTCCGCCTGCACGGCGGCCGCATCGAGCTGGACTCCGTCGAGGGCCAGGGGACGACCGCCACCGTCAGCCTGCCCCTGACCTCCGCGCCGACCTCCGCGCCGACCTCCGCGCCGACCTCCGCGCCGACCTCCCCGGCCAGCGAGCAGACCGTGGGCGGTGCCTGGTGA
- a CDS encoding sensor histidine kinase, with amino-acid sequence MSPLRHLDAAHRAHLAQAEEDARRAALRAHDLLALPETPDADPELDAVVRLALAVTGASAAAVDLLDAHRQLRLATTGTSPGTAPATGSSDRRESLGARLHTGGHAASDVVVVRDARLDPRLRDSGWVEGRLGRVVFVASALLVTADGHLLGSLSVTAGTPRDLTAEHADRLRDLAGLAVAALERRRRRQVSLLAELEHQRGLLTAALARTAALEAAGERLRRTNDELTHLAAVAGHDLAAPLTAVIGYLDLVLDVHRDDLGAQGSEWLGTALRAAHRMQGLIEAVLVHSLADGERCHPRRVDVRDVLRHVVEDLGTSCAAARIGYTEVPAHPGGTVEAHADPVLLRQLLQNLLANAVRHRHPDRPCRIEVTVTALPAGGWELTVADNGRGIPADQRDRVFAMFTSGPAPGGHGIGLATCRRIVTRHGGTIAAEPTPGGGATLRATFFPGGFPGGFPGGFPDGFPDGSAAPSP; translated from the coding sequence GTGAGCCCCCTGCGCCACCTCGACGCCGCCCACCGCGCCCACCTCGCCCAGGCCGAGGAGGACGCGCGCCGGGCCGCCCTGCGCGCCCACGACCTGCTGGCCCTCCCCGAGACCCCCGACGCCGACCCCGAGCTCGACGCCGTCGTCCGGCTGGCGCTCGCGGTCACCGGCGCGTCCGCCGCGGCCGTCGACCTCCTCGACGCCCACCGTCAGTTGCGGCTCGCCACCACCGGGACGAGCCCCGGCACGGCTCCGGCGACCGGCAGCAGCGACCGCCGCGAGTCCCTCGGCGCCCGCCTGCACACCGGGGGCCACGCCGCGTCCGACGTGGTGGTCGTCCGCGACGCCCGCCTCGACCCGCGCCTGCGGGACAGCGGCTGGGTCGAGGGTCGCCTCGGTCGGGTCGTGTTCGTCGCCTCCGCGCTCCTGGTGACCGCCGACGGGCACCTGCTCGGCAGCCTCTCCGTCACCGCCGGCACCCCCCGCGACCTCACCGCCGAGCACGCCGACCGGCTGCGCGACCTCGCCGGCCTGGCCGTCGCCGCGCTCGAGCGGCGCCGCCGGCGCCAGGTCAGCCTCCTCGCCGAGCTCGAGCACCAGCGTGGACTCCTCACCGCCGCCCTGGCCCGCACCGCAGCGCTGGAGGCGGCGGGGGAGCGGCTGCGCCGCACCAACGACGAGCTCACCCACCTCGCCGCCGTCGCCGGCCACGACCTCGCCGCCCCGCTGACCGCCGTCATCGGCTACCTCGACCTCGTCCTCGACGTCCACCGCGACGACCTCGGCGCCCAGGGCAGCGAGTGGCTCGGCACCGCCCTGCGCGCCGCCCACCGCATGCAGGGCCTCATCGAGGCCGTCCTCGTGCACTCCCTCGCCGACGGCGAGCGCTGCCACCCCCGCCGCGTCGACGTCCGCGACGTCCTGCGCCACGTCGTGGAGGACCTCGGGACCTCCTGCGCCGCAGCCCGCATCGGCTACACGGAGGTCCCCGCGCACCCCGGCGGCACCGTCGAGGCCCACGCGGACCCCGTCCTGCTGCGCCAGCTCCTGCAGAACCTCCTCGCCAACGCCGTCCGCCACCGCCACCCCGACCGACCGTGCCGCATCGAGGTCACCGTCACCGCCCTGCCCGCCGGGGGCTGGGAACTCACGGTCGCCGACAACGGCCGCGGCATCCCCGCCGACCAGCGCGACCGCGTCTTCGCGATGTTCACCTCCGGGCCCGCCCCCGGTGGGCACGGCATCGGCCTGGCCACCTGCCGCCGCATCGTCACCCGCCACGGCGGCACCATCGCCGCCGAGCCGACCCCCGGCGGCGGCGCCACCCTGCGCGCCACCTTCTTCCCCGGCGGCTTCCCCGGCGGCTTCCCCGGCGGCTTCCCCGACGGCTTCCCCGACGGCTCGGCAGCCCCCTCCCCCTGA
- a CDS encoding response regulator, translating to MARVLVVEDDPDIRQLVELRLRGLGHRVVSAPSGAEALAVIAERGAPEVVVLDVAMPGMTGLEVLRTLRAQPETADLPAIFLSARVRPEDIAAGEELGAVYLTKPFVVSALAGAIDKALQANAHAAGGW from the coding sequence GTGGCACGAGTGCTCGTCGTCGAGGACGACCCGGACATCCGCCAGCTCGTCGAGCTGCGCCTGCGCGGCCTCGGCCACCGCGTCGTGTCCGCCCCGTCCGGCGCCGAGGCGCTCGCGGTCATCGCCGAGCGCGGGGCCCCCGAGGTCGTCGTCCTCGACGTCGCCATGCCGGGGATGACCGGCCTGGAGGTCCTGCGGACGCTGCGCGCCCAGCCGGAGACCGCCGACCTGCCCGCGATCTTCCTGTCCGCCCGCGTGCGGCCCGAGGACATCGCCGCGGGGGAGGAGCTCGGGGCTGTCTACCTCACCAAGCCCTTCGTCGTCAGCGCGCTCGCCGGCGCCATCGACAAGGCGCTGCAGGCGAACGCGCACGCCGCCGGGGGCTGGTGA
- the flhA gene encoding flagellar biosynthesis protein FlhA → MRLRNLPQLAIPAGVVGIVLLLVVPLPAALLDFLIALNITLSLVALLVTMFVKRPLDFSVFPALILVLTLFRLGLNVASTRLVLSNGYAGKVIEAFGHFVISGSLVIGMVIFLILVVIQFVVITKGAERVAEVGARFTLDAMPGKQMAIDADLNAGLIDEAEARQRRADVTAEADFYGAMDGGSKFVKGDAIAGIVIVMINLIGGFAIGMLQHGLGPAESINKYALLSIGDGLVSQVPALLLSVATGLIVTRSTGTGDMGGEAIKQLGQQKTAFQIAGAAMIVLALIPSMPKLPFLLIGGLAIFASTRIAKRDKQTARDAALAELAPVPHNPNEAAENLLEEMRVDPLEVVLAPDLVDLVDTSGGGDLLERVRALRRKIALELGLVVPPVRTRDSLDLPMSTYAVRISGVEVARGTAPPGQVLALGDNLDGLPGRATVEPVFGLAGKWIPAELRHQAQLMGATVVDRASVLITHLGELVRTHAPRLLSREDVRSLVEALKRTHPAVVDELTPAVLTLGEVQRVLQAMLDEAVPIRDLARIFEALSLRAKAGSDLDGLVEASRRALGPAVAAVHEQDGTLHVITLDPVLEQQLAESLRPGEHGASLALDARTAEHLVTSSSSCMERAEGQGISAVLVCAPPLRAPLRRLLKVAVGRLHVLSYDDVSNHPRIETVGSVSGVHALAS, encoded by the coding sequence GTGCGACTTCGCAACCTTCCCCAGCTGGCGATCCCCGCGGGGGTCGTCGGGATCGTCCTGCTGCTCGTGGTGCCCCTGCCGGCGGCCCTGCTGGACTTCCTCATCGCGCTGAACATCACGCTGTCGCTCGTCGCGCTGCTCGTGACGATGTTCGTCAAGCGTCCGCTGGACTTCTCCGTCTTCCCGGCGCTGATCCTCGTCCTGACGCTCTTCCGCCTCGGCCTGAACGTCGCCTCGACCCGCCTGGTGCTGTCCAACGGCTACGCGGGCAAGGTCATCGAGGCCTTCGGGCACTTCGTCATCTCGGGCTCGCTGGTCATCGGGATGGTGATCTTCCTCATCCTGGTCGTCATCCAGTTCGTCGTCATCACCAAGGGCGCCGAGCGCGTCGCCGAGGTCGGCGCCCGCTTCACCCTGGACGCGATGCCCGGCAAGCAGATGGCCATCGACGCCGACCTGAACGCCGGCCTCATCGACGAGGCCGAGGCGCGCCAGCGCCGGGCCGACGTCACCGCCGAGGCCGACTTCTACGGCGCCATGGACGGTGGGTCGAAGTTCGTCAAGGGCGACGCCATCGCGGGCATCGTCATCGTGATGATCAACCTCATCGGCGGGTTCGCCATCGGGATGCTCCAGCACGGTCTGGGCCCCGCGGAGTCGATCAACAAGTACGCCCTGCTGAGCATCGGTGACGGCCTCGTCTCCCAGGTGCCGGCGCTGCTGCTGTCGGTCGCGACCGGCCTCATCGTCACCCGCTCCACCGGGACCGGGGACATGGGCGGGGAGGCCATCAAGCAGCTCGGCCAGCAGAAGACGGCCTTCCAGATCGCCGGTGCGGCGATGATCGTCCTGGCGCTCATCCCGAGCATGCCCAAGCTGCCCTTCCTCCTCATCGGTGGGCTCGCGATCTTCGCCTCCACCCGGATCGCCAAGCGCGACAAGCAGACCGCCCGCGACGCGGCCCTGGCCGAGCTGGCCCCCGTGCCGCACAACCCGAACGAGGCCGCGGAGAACCTGCTCGAGGAGATGCGCGTCGACCCGCTCGAGGTCGTCCTGGCCCCCGACCTCGTCGACCTCGTCGACACCTCCGGCGGCGGCGACCTGCTCGAACGCGTCCGCGCCCTGCGCCGCAAGATCGCCTTGGAGCTCGGCCTCGTCGTGCCGCCGGTCCGCACCCGCGACTCCCTCGACCTGCCCATGTCGACCTACGCGGTCCGCATCTCCGGTGTCGAGGTCGCCCGCGGCACCGCCCCGCCCGGACAGGTGCTCGCCCTCGGCGACAACCTCGACGGCCTGCCGGGCCGCGCGACGGTCGAGCCGGTGTTCGGCCTGGCCGGCAAGTGGATCCCCGCCGAGCTGCGCCACCAGGCCCAGCTCATGGGGGCCACGGTCGTCGACCGCGCGAGCGTGCTCATCACCCACCTCGGCGAGCTCGTCCGCACCCACGCCCCGCGCCTGCTGTCCCGCGAGGACGTCCGCTCGCTGGTCGAGGCGCTCAAGCGCACCCACCCCGCCGTCGTCGACGAGCTCACCCCCGCCGTCCTCACCCTCGGGGAGGTCCAGCGGGTCCTGCAGGCCATGCTCGACGAGGCCGTCCCGATCCGGGACCTCGCCCGCATCTTCGAGGCGCTCTCGTTGCGCGCCAAGGCCGGCAGCGACCTCGACGGCCTCGTGGAGGCCTCCCGCCGCGCCCTGGGCCCGGCCGTGGCGGCCGTCCACGAGCAGGACGGCACCCTGCACGTCATCACGCTCGACCCCGTCCTGGAGCAGCAGCTGGCCGAGTCCCTGCGACCGGGGGAGCACGGCGCGAGCCTGGCCCTGGACGCCCGCACGGCCGAGCACCTGGTGACCTCCTCAAGTTCCTGCATGGAACGTGCCGAAGGGCAGGGCATCAGCGCGGTGCTCGTCTGCGCACCCCCTCTGCGCGCCCCCCTGCGCCGCCTCCTGAAGGTGGCGGTGGGCCGCCTGCACGTCCTGTCCTACGACGACGTGAGCAACCACCCCCGGATCGAGACGGTTGGATCGGTGAGCGGTGTCCATGCACTTGCTTCTTGA
- a CDS encoding PilZ domain-containing protein: MARRTPAGAELTRSAPAHWPGLNDRVWVEVQMPDSFGGETIRIPTRVEDAHDGTLVVAAPSFRGDLHVVAPGLPVAVCWAGQRGQSRQDFLIAEVVRRRVPAWDLVPCSDVVVEQRRRYARVPASGGVHVTPVHGDPLAAEVDPDDPVEEPTVPAQLVDLSEGGSALSVPAGSWLRLGRLARLAFDLEGFPVHQEGQVVRSLDSLEADRLEVVVAFAEPVAAADRLRRYVMQTQIRQRRGGDR, encoded by the coding sequence ATGGCCCGACGCACCCCGGCAGGGGCCGAGCTCACCCGCTCGGCTCCTGCGCACTGGCCCGGTCTGAACGACCGGGTGTGGGTCGAGGTGCAGATGCCGGACAGCTTCGGCGGGGAGACCATCCGGATCCCCACCCGGGTCGAGGACGCGCACGACGGCACGCTCGTCGTGGCCGCGCCCAGCTTCCGCGGTGACCTGCACGTCGTCGCCCCCGGCCTGCCGGTGGCCGTCTGCTGGGCCGGCCAGCGCGGCCAGTCCCGGCAGGACTTCCTGATCGCCGAGGTCGTCCGACGGCGCGTGCCCGCGTGGGACCTGGTGCCCTGCAGCGACGTCGTCGTGGAGCAGCGGCGCCGGTACGCCCGCGTCCCGGCCTCCGGCGGTGTGCACGTGACGCCCGTCCACGGCGACCCGCTCGCCGCGGAGGTCGACCCGGACGACCCCGTCGAGGAACCGACCGTCCCGGCCCAGCTCGTCGACCTGTCCGAGGGCGGGTCAGCCCTGTCCGTGCCGGCCGGCAGCTGGTTGCGGTTGGGCCGGCTGGCCCGGCTCGCCTTCGACCTCGAGGGCTTCCCCGTTCACCAGGAGGGCCAGGTCGTGCGCAGCCTGGACTCCCTGGAGGCCGACCGGCTCGAGGTCGTCGTGGCCTTCGCCGAACCCGTCGCCGCCGCAGACCGGCTGCGCCGCTACGTCATGCAGACCCAGATCAGGCAACGCCGTGGAGGAGACCGATGA
- the csrA gene encoding carbon storage regulator CsrA: MLVLTRKAGESVVIGDEVVVRVLEVRGDVVRVGIDAPRDVQVHRQEVYEAVREANIAASTASEEAITALQGIVRRAGAVGPTQ, from the coding sequence ATGCTGGTCCTGACCCGCAAGGCCGGGGAATCCGTCGTCATCGGCGACGAGGTCGTCGTGCGCGTCCTCGAGGTCCGGGGGGACGTGGTCCGGGTCGGGATCGACGCCCCGCGCGACGTGCAGGTGCACCGGCAGGAGGTGTACGAGGCGGTGCGCGAGGCGAACATCGCCGCCTCCACCGCCTCCGAGGAGGCCATCACGGCCCTGCAGGGCATCGTGCGGCGCGCCGGTGCGGTCGGCCCCACCCAATGA